The Thermobispora bispora DSM 43833 genome window below encodes:
- the murA gene encoding UDP-N-acetylglucosamine 1-carboxyvinyltransferase, producing the protein MSETAKGNAAHHGGKGAPVREEVWQIEPSGPLRGDVHVRGSKNAVSKHMVAAMLGIGPSTLHNAPEVGEVGLTAAMLQALGVHVEISPGEITIERGAEIRPYVPEEYTGLNRIPILMLGPLLHLAGEAFVPFVGGDPIGRRPVNYHVDALRAMGAEVEVGENGISAKATRLHGARIQLPYPSVGATETILLTAVLAEGKTVIKGAAMEPEVVELALFLQRMGALIELNPDRRIVIEGVDRLHGASTRLAGDRIEAFSYLVAGLVTGGEVRVHGCHQDRLVTAITTLARMGAQFTITDEWLTATAPDGLRPAAVQTDTHPGFMTDWQTPLVVLFTQADGMSVLHETVFENRLVYVPALQKMGCEIEVFAQCLGGPACRYHDTDAKHSAVVRGVSKLRGADVTLPDIRAGFSAVLAAAVADGTSTLRGVNHIERGYHRPFEQFTSLGLKIKRLT; encoded by the coding sequence GTGAGCGAGACAGCCAAAGGGAACGCCGCGCACCACGGGGGTAAGGGGGCACCGGTGCGCGAAGAGGTCTGGCAGATCGAGCCTTCCGGCCCGCTCCGGGGGGATGTGCACGTCCGGGGATCGAAGAACGCGGTCTCCAAGCACATGGTCGCGGCCATGCTCGGCATCGGCCCCAGCACGCTGCACAACGCGCCGGAGGTCGGCGAGGTCGGGCTGACCGCCGCGATGCTCCAGGCGCTCGGCGTGCACGTGGAGATCAGCCCGGGCGAGATCACCATCGAGCGGGGCGCGGAGATCCGTCCCTATGTGCCCGAGGAGTACACCGGGCTCAACCGGATCCCCATCCTTATGCTCGGGCCGCTCCTCCACCTCGCCGGTGAGGCGTTCGTCCCGTTCGTCGGCGGGGACCCGATCGGCCGGCGGCCGGTGAACTACCACGTCGACGCGCTCCGCGCGATGGGCGCCGAGGTCGAGGTGGGCGAGAACGGCATCAGCGCCAAGGCGACCCGGCTGCACGGCGCCCGGATCCAGCTCCCCTACCCGAGCGTGGGGGCGACCGAGACCATCCTGCTCACCGCGGTGCTCGCCGAGGGCAAGACGGTCATCAAGGGCGCGGCGATGGAGCCGGAGGTGGTGGAGCTCGCGCTCTTCCTCCAGCGGATGGGCGCGCTGATCGAGCTCAACCCGGACCGGCGGATCGTGATCGAGGGGGTCGACCGCCTGCACGGCGCCTCGACCCGGCTCGCCGGCGACCGGATCGAGGCCTTCTCCTACCTGGTGGCCGGGCTGGTCACCGGCGGGGAGGTCCGGGTGCACGGCTGCCACCAGGACCGGCTCGTCACCGCGATCACCACCCTCGCCCGGATGGGCGCCCAGTTCACCATCACCGACGAGTGGCTCACCGCGACGGCGCCCGACGGCCTGCGCCCGGCGGCGGTGCAGACCGACACCCACCCGGGGTTCATGACCGACTGGCAGACGCCGCTGGTGGTGCTGTTCACCCAGGCGGACGGCATGTCGGTGCTCCACGAGACCGTGTTCGAGAACCGGCTCGTGTACGTGCCCGCGCTGCAGAAGATGGGCTGCGAGATCGAGGTCTTCGCCCAGTGCCTGGGCGGCCCGGCCTGCCGGTACCACGACACCGACGCCAAGCACTCGGCGGTGGTGCGCGGGGTGTCGAAGCTGCGGGGCGCCGACGTCACCCTGCCGGACATCCGGGCCGGCTTCTCCGCGGTGCTCGCCGCCGCGGTGGCCGACGGCACCTCAACCCTGCGCGGGGTGAACCACATCGAGCGCGGCTACCACCGGCCGTTCGAGCAGTTCACCTCGCTGGGGCTGAAGATCAAGCGGCTCACCTGA
- a CDS encoding transglycosylase domain-containing protein has product MTSRLLNAAAKLGLCGAAGGALVAGITLPLVSGAGLTAKHAAAAFSELPPPPRDDGVPELTRVLDRHGRQIAQFYYQNRQSVPLSRVAPVMRQAILAIEDARFYQHGGLDIRGTLRALIANTRAGTITQGGSSITQQLVKNILITQAETDRERLRASVRSIQRKIDELRYALALERKYTKDQILERYLNIAYFGAGSFGVQAAARRFFSVDAADLTLTQAATLAGAVRTPSDTDPTLGAEHRARLLERRNLVLRRMAELKMITPEQAAAAIRAPLGLRMRPQPGGCESSPHPFFCVYVEREVLTNPAFGPDRASRERRLQRGGLTIWTTLDPVAQRAAEKAISARVWPQDTQVAAEAMVEPGTGYIRALATSKRYGRNPRNRPIGPRTTYNLAADQAHGGGLGLQAGSTFKVFTLATALSQGMRFGDGFQIPSTYVPDSGYRDCSGKPVNAPGTRIRNAGGEGRGGPYSLEMATWHSVNVFFMKLERQVGLCNVVKTAKALGVRRADGAPLREVPTFTLGVNEMDPTTMAAAFATFAARGRYCRPMAITAIVERDGTRTEIPPSCSTALDPEVADAVNHVLSGVFTKGTMRGQSIGRPAAGKTGTSNGYTSAWFAGYTPALAAAVSVGDIRGSYRYPLTGVTIGGRYYAAVQGASLPGAIWVDSMRAALRHTPPLGFVPPDMRRFGGGFTPGLKEYLEKQAEKARKAREKQKRKKKEQERREEERRERETATAGDPRAADRPGTEPGRPSASPSTAGVRASARTPQRAERPQRAGAASDARRGGPSATARPRHAAGRPAHRASGRQRALWTAPPAASRRAVPRSTAAPRAGSHGTRAHPARSHDTRSRPARSRDARSQPARSRDPRSRPARPHGTRSKPARSQDARSQPARSRDPRSRPARPHGTRSKPARSQDARSQPARSRDPRSRPARPQDTRSRQARAPRTTGPRAGTKRTRPQHGRSQHARSQRARSQRAAAPRTPSPRPTASPGGHRATGAPAPGPAVPSGARPPRRTGGAGDGTPAARPGDPAPAGTPGGGSGAEAGGAEELLEVAHEGR; this is encoded by the coding sequence GTGACCTCTCGGCTACTCAACGCAGCGGCCAAGCTGGGCCTGTGCGGCGCGGCCGGCGGCGCGCTGGTCGCCGGCATCACCCTGCCGCTGGTGAGCGGGGCCGGGCTGACCGCGAAGCACGCCGCGGCCGCCTTCAGCGAGCTGCCTCCCCCGCCGCGGGACGACGGGGTGCCCGAGCTCACCCGGGTCCTGGACCGCCACGGCCGGCAGATCGCCCAGTTCTACTACCAGAACCGGCAGTCCGTGCCGCTCAGCCGGGTCGCCCCCGTGATGCGGCAGGCGATCCTGGCCATCGAGGACGCCCGGTTCTACCAGCACGGCGGGCTCGACATCCGGGGGACGCTGCGGGCGCTCATCGCGAACACCCGGGCGGGGACGATCACCCAGGGCGGCTCGTCGATCACCCAGCAGCTCGTCAAGAACATCCTGATCACCCAGGCGGAGACCGACCGCGAACGCCTCCGCGCCAGCGTGCGGAGCATCCAGCGCAAGATCGACGAGCTGCGGTACGCGCTCGCCCTGGAGCGGAAGTACACCAAGGACCAGATCCTCGAGCGGTACCTGAACATCGCGTACTTCGGCGCGGGCTCGTTCGGCGTGCAGGCGGCCGCGCGCCGCTTCTTCAGCGTGGACGCCGCCGACCTCACCCTCACCCAGGCGGCCACGCTCGCCGGGGCGGTGCGGACCCCGTCCGACACCGATCCGACGCTCGGCGCCGAGCACCGGGCCCGGCTGCTCGAGCGGCGGAACCTGGTGCTCCGGCGCATGGCCGAGCTCAAGATGATCACACCGGAGCAGGCGGCGGCCGCGATCCGCGCGCCGCTCGGGCTGCGCATGCGGCCGCAGCCGGGCGGGTGCGAGAGCAGCCCGCACCCGTTCTTCTGCGTGTACGTGGAGCGCGAGGTGCTCACCAACCCGGCGTTCGGGCCGGACCGGGCCTCCCGGGAGCGGCGCCTCCAGCGCGGCGGCCTCACCATATGGACCACGCTCGACCCGGTGGCGCAGCGGGCGGCCGAGAAGGCGATCTCGGCGCGGGTGTGGCCCCAGGACACCCAGGTGGCCGCGGAGGCGATGGTCGAGCCGGGCACCGGGTACATCCGGGCGCTCGCCACCAGCAAGCGGTACGGGCGGAACCCGCGCAACCGGCCGATCGGCCCGCGCACCACCTACAACCTCGCCGCGGACCAGGCCCACGGCGGCGGGCTCGGCCTCCAAGCGGGTTCGACGTTCAAGGTCTTCACGCTCGCCACCGCGCTGAGCCAGGGCATGCGGTTCGGGGACGGCTTCCAGATCCCCAGCACGTACGTCCCGGACAGCGGCTACCGGGACTGCTCGGGCAAGCCGGTGAACGCCCCCGGCACGCGGATCCGGAACGCCGGCGGGGAGGGCCGGGGCGGGCCGTACAGCCTGGAGATGGCCACCTGGCACTCGGTCAACGTCTTCTTCATGAAACTGGAGCGCCAGGTCGGCCTGTGCAACGTGGTGAAGACCGCCAAGGCCCTCGGCGTCCGGCGCGCCGACGGCGCCCCGCTCCGGGAGGTGCCCACCTTCACCCTCGGCGTGAACGAGATGGACCCGACGACGATGGCCGCGGCCTTCGCCACGTTCGCCGCGCGGGGGCGGTACTGCCGCCCGATGGCGATCACCGCGATCGTCGAGCGGGACGGCACCCGCACGGAGATCCCGCCGAGCTGCTCCACCGCGCTCGACCCCGAGGTCGCCGACGCGGTGAACCACGTGCTCTCCGGGGTCTTCACCAAGGGCACCATGCGCGGCCAGTCGATCGGGCGGCCGGCCGCCGGCAAGACCGGCACGAGCAACGGGTACACCTCCGCCTGGTTCGCCGGGTACACGCCCGCGCTCGCCGCCGCGGTCAGCGTGGGCGACATCCGCGGCTCGTACCGCTACCCGCTCACCGGGGTGACCATCGGCGGGCGGTACTACGCCGCGGTGCAGGGCGCCTCGCTCCCCGGCGCCATCTGGGTGGACTCCATGCGGGCGGCGCTGCGCCACACCCCGCCGCTCGGCTTCGTCCCGCCCGACATGCGCCGGTTCGGCGGCGGCTTCACCCCGGGCCTGAAGGAGTACCTCGAGAAGCAGGCCGAGAAGGCGAGGAAGGCCCGGGAGAAGCAGAAGCGGAAGAAGAAGGAGCAGGAACGGCGGGAGGAGGAGCGGCGGGAACGGGAGACGGCCACGGCCGGCGACCCGCGTGCGGCGGACCGCCCCGGGACCGAGCCCGGCCGGCCCAGCGCCTCCCCCTCCACCGCCGGGGTTCGCGCCTCGGCGCGCACCCCGCAGCGGGCGGAGCGGCCGCAGCGGGCGGGTGCCGCATCGGACGCCCGGCGCGGGGGCCCGTCCGCCACCGCACGGCCCCGGCACGCCGCGGGGCGCCCGGCCCACCGCGCGTCCGGCCGCCAGCGCGCGTTATGGACCGCACCGCCCGCGGCGTCCCGGCGGGCGGTGCCGCGGAGCACCGCGGCGCCGCGCGCGGGATCCCACGGCACGCGGGCGCACCCTGCCCGATCACATGACACGCGGTCACGGCCGGCGCGATCACGGGACGCGCGTTCACAGCCCGCACGGTCGCGTGACCCGCGATCGCGGCCAGCCCGGCCACACGGCACGCGGTCAAAGCCGGCGCGATCACAGGACGCGCGGTCACAGCCCGCACGGTCGCGTGACCCGCGATCGCGGCCAGCCCGGCCACACGGCACGCGGTCAAAGCCGGCGCGATCACAGGACGCGCGGTCACAGCCCGCACGGTCGCGTGACCCGCGATCGCGGCCAGCCCGGCCACAGGACACCCGGTCCCGGCAGGCGCGCGCGCCACGCACCACCGGACCGCGCGCGGGAACGAAACGCACCCGGCCGCAGCACGGGCGCTCGCAGCACGCGCGATCCCAGCGGGCGCGGTCGCAGCGCGCGGCGGCGCCGCGCACGCCGTCGCCGCGCCCCACGGCCTCGCCCGGCGGCCACCGGGCCACCGGCGCCCCCGCGCCCGGGCCCGCCGTACCGAGCGGCGCGCGGCCTCCGCGGCGGACCGGCGGCGCCGGGGACGGCACGCCGGCCGCGCGGCCCGGGGACCCCGCCCCGGCGGGCACCCCGGGCGGCGGGTCAGGCGCCGAGGCAGGCGGGGCCGAGGAGCTGCTTGAGGTCGCCCATGAGGGCCGGTGA
- a CDS encoding adenosine deaminase produces MDARGIPKAELHVHIEGTLEPEMAFALARRNGVTLPYAGVEDLRGRYAYRDLQSFLDLYYALMDVLREAEDFYDLAAAYLARAAADGVRHAEIFFDPQAHLRRGVPLEAVLEGLEGAIRDAEGVSAYLIPCFLRDLGPEAAMETLTRLLPHAGRFVAVGLDSAEVGYPPRLFTDVFARARAEGLRAVAHAGEEGPPEYIREALDLLRVSRIDHGVRCLEDPELVARLAGEGIPLTVCPLSNVRLAVVPSLAEHPLPRMLEAGLMVTLHSDDPAYFGGYVGDVYRRSAETFGWDEATLRRLGADSLRASFLPAGERDRLLGEIPGAAGH; encoded by the coding sequence ATGGACGCACGCGGCATTCCCAAGGCGGAGCTCCACGTGCACATCGAGGGCACGCTGGAGCCGGAGATGGCGTTCGCGCTCGCCCGGCGCAACGGCGTCACCCTGCCCTACGCCGGGGTCGAGGACCTCCGCGGCAGGTACGCCTACCGCGACCTGCAGTCGTTCCTCGACCTGTACTACGCGCTGATGGACGTGCTGCGCGAGGCGGAGGACTTCTACGACCTCGCCGCGGCCTACCTCGCCCGCGCCGCCGCCGACGGGGTGCGGCACGCCGAGATCTTCTTCGACCCGCAGGCCCACCTGCGGCGCGGCGTCCCGCTCGAGGCCGTGCTCGAGGGACTGGAGGGCGCGATCCGGGACGCGGAGGGCGTCAGCGCCTACCTCATCCCGTGCTTCCTGCGCGATCTCGGGCCGGAGGCGGCGATGGAGACCCTCACCCGGCTCCTCCCCCACGCCGGCCGCTTCGTGGCGGTCGGGCTGGACTCCGCCGAGGTGGGGTACCCGCCCCGGCTGTTCACCGACGTGTTCGCGCGGGCCCGGGCCGAGGGCCTGCGCGCGGTCGCGCACGCCGGCGAGGAAGGGCCGCCCGAGTACATCCGGGAGGCGCTCGACCTGCTGCGGGTGAGCCGGATCGACCACGGCGTGCGATGCCTGGAGGACCCCGAGCTGGTGGCGCGGCTCGCCGGCGAGGGGATCCCGCTCACCGTCTGCCCGCTGTCGAACGTCCGGCTCGCCGTGGTGCCCTCGCTCGCCGAGCACCCGCTGCCCCGCATGCTCGAGGCCGGGCTGATGGTGACCCTGCACTCCGACGACCCGGCCTACTTCGGCGGGTACGTCGGGGACGTGTACCGGCGGTCCGCCGAGACCTTCGGGTGGGACGAGGCGACCCTGCGCCGGCTCGGCGCGGACTCGCTGCGCGCCTCCTTCCTCCCCGCCGGCGAGCGGGACCGTCTGCTCGGGGAGATCCCGGGCGCGGCGGGCCACTAG
- the ybaK gene encoding Cys-tRNA(Pro) deacylase yields the protein MGATPATAALIEAGADFTLHPYEHDPRSQAYGEEAADALGVPYERIFKTLVAETERGLAVAVVPVAVRLDLKAFATAVHCKRAALADPAEVERVTGYVVGGISPLGQRKRLPTVVDESALDFETIYFSAGRRGLQIETSPATLIELTGAITARIGKTG from the coding sequence ATGGGCGCGACGCCGGCCACGGCCGCGCTGATCGAGGCGGGTGCGGACTTCACCCTCCACCCGTATGAGCACGACCCCAGGTCCCAGGCGTACGGCGAGGAGGCCGCGGACGCGCTCGGCGTGCCGTACGAGCGGATCTTCAAGACCCTGGTGGCCGAGACCGAGCGCGGGCTCGCCGTCGCCGTGGTCCCGGTGGCGGTGCGGCTCGACCTGAAGGCGTTCGCCACCGCGGTGCACTGCAAGCGGGCGGCGCTCGCCGACCCGGCCGAGGTGGAGCGGGTCACCGGGTACGTGGTGGGCGGGATCAGCCCGCTCGGGCAGCGCAAGCGCCTGCCGACCGTGGTCGACGAGTCGGCGCTCGACTTCGAGACCATCTACTTCTCCGCGGGCCGGCGCGGCCTGCAGATCGAGACCTCCCCGGCGACCCTGATCGAGCTGACCGGCGCCATCACCGCGCGGATCGGCAAAACCGGGTGA
- a CDS encoding amidase, producing MSELYDLTATEMSELLRAGKVSAVELTEACLRRIEEVNGPVNAIVTVVADHALEQARQADADLAQGRIRGPLHGIPVAHKDLADTAGIRTTYGSRVFADHVPEADDPMVRRIKAAGGITIGKTNTPEFGTGSHTVNEVFGATRNPYDLSKSAGGSSGGAAAALACRMVPLADGSDMGGSLRNPASFCNVTGLRPTPGRVPSRSATAAWFTLSVPGPMARTVADLALFMSAMAGFDPVSPYSIKEDPAVFAAPLERDFTGARIAFSPDLGGLPVDPETARVTAEAVSVLTGLGATVEQVDLDLSDAEDAFRIYRGWFYALNYGDLDGVGPNVAWNVEQGKKVTAADLARAERLRTGLYHRMREFFGRYDFLIAPVSQVPPFPVDHPYVTEINGQPMPDYLAWMRSCYWISVLHAPAMSVPCGFTADGLPVGVQIVGRPWDDFGVLQLGHAFEQATGHWRRAPEPAGR from the coding sequence GTGAGCGAGCTGTACGACCTCACCGCCACCGAGATGTCCGAGCTGCTGCGCGCCGGGAAGGTGAGCGCGGTCGAGCTCACCGAGGCGTGCCTGCGCCGGATCGAGGAGGTCAACGGCCCGGTCAACGCGATCGTCACCGTGGTGGCCGACCACGCGCTGGAGCAGGCCCGCCAGGCCGACGCCGACCTGGCGCAGGGGCGGATCCGCGGCCCCCTGCACGGGATCCCGGTCGCGCACAAGGACCTCGCCGACACCGCGGGGATCCGCACCACGTACGGCTCGCGCGTGTTCGCCGACCACGTCCCCGAGGCCGACGACCCGATGGTGCGGCGGATCAAGGCGGCCGGCGGCATCACGATCGGCAAGACCAACACCCCCGAGTTCGGCACCGGCTCCCACACGGTGAACGAGGTATTCGGGGCGACCCGCAACCCGTACGACCTGTCGAAGAGCGCCGGGGGCAGCAGCGGCGGGGCCGCGGCCGCGCTCGCCTGCCGCATGGTGCCGCTCGCGGACGGTTCGGACATGGGCGGCTCGCTCCGCAACCCCGCCTCGTTCTGCAACGTCACCGGGCTGCGGCCCACCCCCGGCCGGGTGCCGTCGCGCTCGGCGACCGCCGCCTGGTTCACCCTCTCCGTGCCCGGTCCGATGGCGCGCACGGTCGCCGACCTCGCGCTGTTCATGTCGGCGATGGCCGGGTTCGACCCGGTCTCGCCGTACTCGATCAAGGAGGATCCCGCGGTCTTCGCCGCCCCGCTCGAGCGGGACTTCACCGGGGCGCGCATCGCGTTCAGCCCCGACCTCGGCGGGCTGCCGGTCGACCCGGAGACCGCGCGGGTGACCGCGGAGGCGGTCTCCGTGCTCACCGGGCTGGGCGCCACGGTCGAGCAGGTGGACCTCGACCTGTCCGACGCGGAGGACGCCTTCCGCATCTACCGCGGGTGGTTCTACGCCCTCAACTACGGGGACCTCGATGGCGTCGGCCCGAACGTGGCGTGGAACGTGGAGCAGGGCAAGAAGGTCACCGCGGCGGACCTCGCCCGGGCGGAGCGGCTGCGCACCGGGCTCTACCACCGGATGCGCGAGTTCTTCGGCCGCTACGACTTCCTGATCGCCCCGGTGAGCCAGGTGCCGCCGTTCCCGGTCGACCACCCGTACGTCACCGAGATCAACGGGCAGCCCATGCCGGACTACCTGGCCTGGATGCGGTCCTGCTACTGGATCAGCGTGCTCCACGCGCCGGCGATGTCGGTGCCCTGCGGGTTCACCGCCGACGGGCTGCCGGTGGGGGTGCAGATCGTGGGCCGGCCGTGGGACGACTTCGGGGTGCTCCAGCTCGGCCACGCGTTCGAGCAGGCGACCGGGCACTGGCGCCGGGCGCCGGAGCCGGCCGGGCGGTGA